The following are from one region of the Knoellia sp. p5-6-4 genome:
- a CDS encoding MFS transporter — protein MHDYRSDVAILRDRRFAFLFAARTLSMLGIAFAPVALAFGILDLPGATPTTLSLVLAAESVAIVVLTLAGGVIADRYPRHRVLQAAEWVNALAHVGLGLMILGEQAPTWALATAAAVSGTATAMVWPALTGIVPDVVPAAHLQQGNALLGLGGNVARVAGLVAGGVVVVAVGGGWALLIAAALFGAGGLLISLLALPRARAHEEVSGTILGDLRDGWQEFRSRQWLWVVVVQFSVLVMVWQAAHLVLGPVVARQELGGPKAWTAVLTGEAIGLIVGVLIAMRIRPRRPILAVTLLSFGAAPPYLLLGGSAPLWLVVASAFVLGVCFDLFTVLWQTTMQREIPPAALSRVSSYDALGSLMLGPLGLILAGPAAESFGPHPALIGCGVVMVLTTLFALSFPGVRSLTAPPAAPAGAALSPDLPAAGPSGAPGVRP, from the coding sequence GTGCACGACTACCGCAGCGACGTGGCGATCCTCCGCGACCGCCGTTTCGCGTTCCTGTTCGCCGCACGCACCCTCTCGATGCTCGGGATCGCCTTCGCCCCGGTGGCCCTGGCGTTCGGCATCCTCGACCTGCCCGGTGCCACGCCCACGACCCTGTCGCTGGTGCTCGCGGCCGAGTCGGTCGCCATCGTGGTGCTCACGCTCGCCGGCGGGGTCATCGCCGACCGGTACCCGCGTCACCGCGTGCTGCAGGCTGCGGAGTGGGTCAACGCCCTGGCCCACGTGGGCCTGGGCCTGATGATCCTGGGCGAGCAGGCGCCGACGTGGGCCCTGGCCACCGCCGCTGCGGTCTCGGGCACCGCGACCGCAATGGTCTGGCCGGCCCTCACCGGCATCGTGCCCGACGTCGTGCCGGCCGCCCACCTCCAGCAGGGCAACGCCCTGTTGGGGCTCGGCGGCAACGTCGCCCGCGTGGCCGGTCTCGTGGCTGGCGGTGTGGTCGTCGTTGCGGTGGGTGGTGGCTGGGCGCTGCTCATCGCCGCTGCGCTGTTCGGCGCGGGCGGCCTGCTGATCTCCCTCCTCGCCCTGCCGCGAGCCCGGGCCCACGAGGAGGTCTCCGGCACGATCCTCGGCGACCTGCGAGACGGCTGGCAGGAGTTCCGCAGCCGGCAGTGGCTCTGGGTCGTCGTCGTGCAGTTCTCGGTGCTCGTGATGGTGTGGCAGGCCGCCCACCTCGTGCTCGGCCCGGTCGTCGCGAGGCAGGAGCTCGGCGGGCCCAAGGCGTGGACCGCGGTCCTCACCGGCGAGGCCATCGGGCTGATCGTGGGGGTGCTCATCGCGATGCGGATCCGGCCCCGCCGCCCCATCCTCGCGGTGACGCTCCTGAGCTTCGGGGCGGCCCCGCCCTACCTCCTCCTCGGCGGCAGCGCGCCCCTGTGGCTGGTCGTCGCGAGCGCGTTCGTGCTCGGCGTGTGCTTCGACCTCTTCACCGTGCTCTGGCAGACCACCATGCAGCGGGAGATCCCGCCCGCAGCGCTGTCCCGGGTGAGCTCCTACGACGCCCTGGGCTCGCTGATGCTGGGCCCGCTCGGGCTCATCCTGGCCGGCCCGGCCGCCGAGTCCTTCGGTCCGCACCCGGCGCTGATCGGCTGCGGGGTCGTCATGGTGCTCACCACCCTGTTCGCCCTCAGCTTCCCCGGTGTCCGCAGCCTGACGGCGCCGCCCGCCGCGCCTGCGGGCGCAGCGCTGTCGCCCGACCTCCCCGCGGCCGGGCCATCCGGAGCGCCGGGGGTCCGTCCGTGA
- a CDS encoding uracil-DNA glycosylase, with protein MSVPLPHPVTGQVFPSPVPPGTGWPGDPAGADTPVARTPAQVARLASSAPTTAELDARVSVCRACPRLVAWREEVAVSGRRASFADQPYWGRPGPGFGDPDGEVLVVGLAPAANGTNRTGRMFTGDRSGDWLYAALHRGGYASQPRSWASGDGLALHGMRIVAAVRCAPPANKPTTTERQTCGHWLDRELELAAPRLRAMLALGSIGWDAALASARRVGWDVPRPKPRFGHGAETLLTTGDGRPVRLVGSYHVSQQNTFTGKLTEAMLDEVIARL; from the coding sequence GTGAGCGTGCCGCTGCCCCACCCGGTCACCGGGCAGGTGTTCCCCTCCCCCGTGCCACCGGGCACCGGCTGGCCTGGCGACCCCGCCGGCGCCGACACCCCCGTCGCCCGCACCCCTGCCCAGGTGGCCCGGCTGGCGTCCAGCGCGCCGACCACGGCCGAGCTCGACGCGCGGGTCTCGGTGTGCCGCGCCTGCCCTCGCCTCGTGGCCTGGCGCGAGGAGGTCGCCGTGAGCGGTCGCCGCGCGTCGTTCGCCGACCAGCCCTACTGGGGCCGCCCCGGTCCGGGTTTCGGAGACCCCGACGGCGAGGTGCTCGTCGTGGGCCTCGCACCGGCGGCCAACGGCACCAACCGCACCGGGCGCATGTTCACCGGCGACCGCAGCGGCGACTGGCTCTACGCCGCGCTCCACCGCGGCGGCTACGCGAGCCAGCCGCGCTCCTGGGCGAGCGGCGACGGGCTGGCGCTGCACGGCATGCGGATCGTCGCGGCGGTGCGCTGCGCGCCGCCGGCCAACAAGCCGACCACCACCGAGCGACAGACGTGCGGCCACTGGCTCGACCGCGAGCTGGAGCTGGCCGCCCCGCGGCTGCGGGCGATGCTGGCCCTCGGCTCCATCGGCTGGGACGCCGCGCTCGCGAGCGCCCGCCGGGTGGGCTGGGACGTGCCGCGCCCCAAGCCGCGGTTCGGCCACGGCGCCGAGACCCTGCTCACCACGGGCGACGGCCGACCGGTGCGGCTCGTCGGCAGCTACCACGTCAGCCAGCAGAACACCTTCACGGGCAAGCTCACCGAGGCGATGCTCGACGAGGTCATCGCGCGCCTCTGA
- a CDS encoding GNAT family N-acetyltransferase, protein MTELATPHVRFHRSFLAAIDEFLDAGEEAYSGVLVWPADERFPGITFTREGLDDPAEFARLVRLKVDDAEPHSPRPTGWVPATHLWMADGDEYLGQISLRHSLDNPFLAELGGHIGYAVRPGARRRGHATDALRAVLPVAARRGLDRVLVTCDLGNTASARTIEACGGVLEDERSGKRRYWVTTG, encoded by the coding sequence ATGACCGAGCTCGCCACCCCGCACGTGCGCTTCCACCGCTCCTTCCTCGCCGCCATCGACGAGTTCCTCGACGCGGGCGAGGAGGCCTACAGCGGCGTGCTGGTGTGGCCCGCCGACGAGCGCTTCCCCGGCATCACGTTCACGCGCGAGGGCCTGGATGACCCCGCCGAGTTCGCCCGGCTGGTGCGGCTGAAGGTCGACGACGCAGAGCCCCACAGCCCCCGTCCGACCGGCTGGGTCCCCGCCACGCACCTGTGGATGGCTGACGGCGACGAGTACCTCGGCCAGATCTCGTTGCGGCACAGCCTCGACAACCCGTTCCTCGCCGAGCTCGGCGGGCACATCGGGTATGCCGTGCGCCCGGGCGCGCGTCGGCGCGGGCACGCCACCGACGCGCTGCGCGCGGTGCTGCCGGTCGCCGCGCGCAGGGGCCTCGACCGGGTGCTCGTGACCTGCGACCTCGGCAACACCGCCTCGGCGCGCACCATCGAGGCGTGCGGGGGCGTCCTCGAGGACGAGCGCTCCGGCAAGCGGCGCTACTGGGTCACAACGGGCTGA
- a CDS encoding quinone oxidoreductase: MSTTARALVVPRNGDSSVLEVRDVEVPDPGPGEVQVEVAAVGVNFIDVYQREGVYPIATPFVSCSEGSGTVTAVGDGVADVSVGDRVAWGQGLGSAATTVNRRVDDLVPVPDGLGLDIAAAAMLQGMTAHYLVNSTYAVGPGTVALVHAAAGGVGQLLVQLVTAKGGRVIATAGSPQKLEIARRLGAATVIDYSQTDDLAAAVRAANGGAGVDVAYDGVGRATFDASLASLRPRGMMVLFGASSGQVPPFDIQRLNRGGSLFLTRPTLGHYVATRAELLERAGSVLGDLAAGRLHLEVGGRHPLEDAARAYDELEGRRTTGKLLIVP; the protein is encoded by the coding sequence GTGAGCACGACAGCGCGCGCCCTGGTGGTCCCCCGCAACGGCGACTCCTCGGTCCTGGAGGTCCGTGACGTCGAGGTGCCGGATCCGGGGCCCGGCGAGGTGCAGGTCGAGGTGGCTGCGGTGGGCGTCAACTTCATCGACGTCTACCAGCGCGAGGGCGTCTACCCGATCGCCACGCCGTTCGTCTCCTGCTCCGAGGGCTCCGGCACCGTCACCGCCGTCGGCGACGGCGTGGCGGACGTCTCGGTCGGCGACCGCGTCGCGTGGGGGCAGGGGCTGGGCAGCGCCGCCACCACCGTCAACCGCCGCGTCGACGACCTGGTGCCCGTGCCCGACGGGCTCGGCCTCGACATCGCCGCCGCGGCGATGCTGCAGGGCATGACCGCGCACTACCTGGTCAACAGCACGTATGCCGTGGGGCCGGGGACCGTGGCCCTGGTCCACGCCGCGGCCGGCGGGGTCGGGCAGCTGCTCGTGCAGTTGGTCACGGCCAAGGGCGGGCGGGTCATCGCCACCGCCGGGTCGCCGCAGAAGCTCGAGATCGCCCGCCGGCTCGGTGCCGCGACGGTCATCGACTACTCGCAGACCGACGACCTGGCCGCGGCAGTGCGGGCCGCCAACGGAGGAGCCGGGGTCGACGTCGCCTACGACGGTGTCGGCAGGGCGACCTTCGACGCCTCGCTCGCCTCGCTGCGACCCCGGGGGATGATGGTGCTCTTCGGCGCCTCGAGCGGCCAGGTGCCACCCTTCGACATCCAGCGGCTCAACCGGGGCGGCTCGCTGTTCCTCACCCGTCCGACGCTCGGGCACTACGTGGCGACCCGCGCGGAGCTGCTCGAGCGGGCCGGCTCGGTGCTGGGCGACCTGGCTGCGGGGCGGCTGCACCTCGAGGTCGGTGGCCGGCACCCGCTGGAGGACGCGGCGCGGGCCTACGACGAGCTCGAGGGCCGGCGCACCACCGGAAAGCTGCTGATCGTGCCCTGA
- a CDS encoding DNA polymerase IV, whose amino-acid sequence MAPWVLHVDLDQFIAAVELLRRPELRGRPVIVGGRGDPAERAVVSTASYEAREFGVSSGMPLKVAVRRCPQAVLLPVDAPLYEAASQQVMDTLRGIEGAVVEVLGWDEAFVGVDTDDPEAFARRIQSQVLAATDLHCSVGVGDTKIRAKIATDFGKPQGVFRLTRDNWFEVMGERPTSALWGVGKRISTRLAGLGIATVADLAAAEPERLAAEFGPAMGPYYGRLGRGVSSAHVDDTPYIPRAHGREVTYQQNLSDADEIASAVATLAEQVVKDIAAEGRPCMRVHLKVRFAPFFTVARSRKLAEPTFDATLIGDTALDLLRGLADERPIRLLGVRAEMVPPEGGYDDEGRRAARDPRAAG is encoded by the coding sequence ATGGCGCCCTGGGTGCTGCACGTCGACCTCGACCAGTTCATCGCGGCGGTCGAGCTGCTGCGGCGCCCCGAGCTGCGGGGCCGGCCGGTCATCGTCGGCGGCCGCGGCGACCCGGCGGAGCGCGCGGTGGTCTCGACCGCCTCCTACGAAGCCCGCGAGTTCGGGGTCAGCTCGGGCATGCCGCTCAAGGTGGCGGTCCGCAGGTGCCCGCAGGCCGTGCTGCTGCCCGTCGACGCGCCCCTCTACGAGGCGGCCTCGCAGCAGGTGATGGACACCCTCCGCGGCATCGAGGGCGCCGTGGTGGAGGTGCTCGGCTGGGACGAGGCGTTCGTCGGCGTCGACACCGACGACCCCGAGGCCTTCGCGCGGCGCATCCAGTCACAGGTGCTGGCAGCCACCGACCTGCACTGCTCGGTCGGCGTCGGCGACACGAAGATCCGGGCCAAGATCGCCACGGACTTCGGCAAGCCGCAAGGGGTGTTCCGGCTGACCCGCGACAACTGGTTCGAGGTGATGGGTGAGCGGCCGACCAGCGCCCTGTGGGGCGTCGGGAAGCGCATCTCGACCCGGCTGGCCGGCCTGGGCATCGCCACCGTGGCCGACCTCGCGGCAGCGGAGCCTGAGCGCCTGGCAGCAGAGTTCGGCCCGGCCATGGGCCCCTACTACGGGCGCCTCGGGCGCGGAGTCAGCAGCGCCCACGTCGACGACACGCCCTACATCCCGCGCGCGCACGGCCGCGAGGTCACCTACCAGCAGAACCTCAGCGACGCCGACGAGATCGCCTCAGCCGTGGCCACCCTCGCCGAGCAGGTCGTGAAGGACATTGCGGCGGAAGGGCGGCCGTGCATGCGCGTGCACCTCAAGGTGCGCTTCGCGCCGTTCTTCACGGTCGCCCGCAGCCGCAAGCTCGCGGAGCCGACCTTCGACGCGACCCTGATCGGCGACACCGCCCTCGACCTGCTGCGCGGCCTCGCCGACGAGCGCCCCATCCGCCTGCTCGGCGTGCGAGCCGAGATGGTCCCGCCCGAGGGCGGCTACGACGACGAGGGCCGGCGCGCCGCACGCGACCCGCGGGCGGCCGGCTGA